A region of Melitaea cinxia chromosome 15, ilMelCinx1.1, whole genome shotgun sequence DNA encodes the following proteins:
- the LOC123660255 gene encoding clavesin-2-like, translating to MNEYVEYDWRLHQMQNERLCDVSRKRLTEGDRQRALVGLKEAVDSSLNLALRDKSRCQDDNFLRRFLYARKHDVQQSFELLVRYHQHRREHPELWAPADGGVLRALADGLPGVLTQRDRRGRCVLLMFASNWTPHACPLISVFRALLLTLERTLTEVQNQANGYVIIVDWTEFTFKQSCSLQAKVLKMMIDCLQDCMPVRFKSIHFIGQPWYVETALAVIKPYLRAKTRERIMLHGNNLSTLHDSLPLDILPAELGGEGPSYNSELWLQEFCRCENIDSKPVPVVTTTTPVDNDLPAAKLDKAYKQKDSSHLSFNGNEKSAKSELLRDKD from the coding sequence ATGAACGAGTATGTCGAATACGACTGGAGACTGCACCAGATGCAAAATGAACGTCTTTGTGACGTGTCTAGGAAAAGATTAACTGAGGGTGATAGACAACGTGCTCTGGTTGGCCTCAAAGAAGCCGTCGATTCGAGTCTCAACTTGGCTCTTCGCGATAAAAGTAGATGTCAAGACGACAACTTCTTGCGACGGTTTTTGTACGCGCGAAAACATGATGTGCAGCAGAGTTTTGAGTTGCTAGTTCGATATCATCAACATCGCCGTGAACATCCCGAGCTATGGGCTCCTGCAGACGGAGGCGTCTTGCGTGCTCTTGCCGATGGGTTGCCTGGCGTGCTAACGCAACGTGACCGCCGTGGTCGCTGCGTGCTTCTTATGTTTGCTTCGAATTGGACCCCACATGCTTGTCCACTAATTTCTGTGTTCAGAGCTCTACTACTAACACTGGAACGTACACTTACAGAAGTACAAAATCAAGCAAACGGTTATGTTATTATTGTTGATTGGACAGAGTTTACGTTTAAACAATCATGTAGTTTACAagcaaaagttttaaaaatgatgATCGACTGTTTGCAGGACTGTATGCCTGTGCGATTTAAAAGCATACACTTCATTGGTCAACCGTGGTATGTAGAAACCGCGCTTGCAGTAATTAAGCCTTATCTTAGGGCGAAAACTCGTGAAAGAATAATGTTACATGGAAACAATTTGTCTACGCTACACGATTCATTGCCATTGGACATTTTACCTGCAGAATTAGGAGGTGAAGGACCCTCCTACAACTCAGAACTATGGCTTCAGGAATTTTGTCGCTGTGAAAACATAGATTCAAAACCAGTGCCCGTAGTAACCACAACTACACCGGTCGATAATGATCTTCCAGCTGCAAAGCTCGATAAAGCTTATAAACAAAAAGATAGCTCTCACCTCTCATTTAATGGAAACGAAAAGAGTGCAAAGTCTGAGCTTCTGCGCGATAAAGATTGA